The following proteins come from a genomic window of Yinghuangia sp. ASG 101:
- a CDS encoding aromatic ring-hydroxylating oxygenase subunit alpha has product MSETVHGGREKVSATPDALSEPLTIGVEAYVSEEYARAERDKLWAKVWQQVGRVEELAKPGDFLTYEILDDSIIVARTGPDTIKAYYNVCSHRGRRLVDTPSGARDARGNTRQFVCGFHGWRYDIDGACTRVPEREDWTCALTDDKIRLREVKVDTWGGWIFVNMDPDCEPLRDYLEPAASLLDPFQLQNMRYRWRRWLVFDCNWKVALEAFMETYHVPYTHPEFIPFGAFLGWARAQGKHSNIGYDAPKGMDEQQAKLRVGDGPDARQSTVDLQNFTWENANTNTTETLVKAARRLVEDLPDGTPADQVLRHWLDSARADDEARGVVWPTVDPQAVAKSGTAWQIFPNFQIGHALNNMLCYSARPYGYDPDKCIFEAAVYELYPEGEAPETEWVYTPQDDPGWRTVLPQDFDNMAAVQKGMKARGFTGPKPNPYRERTVVNLHHNLAKYMGTGAPRDLA; this is encoded by the coding sequence ATGAGCGAAACCGTGCACGGCGGCCGGGAAAAGGTCTCCGCGACGCCGGACGCGCTGTCGGAACCGCTCACGATCGGCGTGGAGGCGTACGTCTCCGAGGAATACGCCCGTGCGGAGCGCGACAAGCTGTGGGCCAAGGTCTGGCAGCAGGTCGGCCGCGTCGAGGAACTCGCCAAGCCGGGCGACTTCCTGACGTACGAGATCCTCGACGACTCGATCATCGTCGCGCGCACCGGGCCGGACACGATCAAGGCGTACTACAACGTCTGTTCGCACCGGGGCCGCCGCCTCGTCGACACCCCGTCCGGAGCGCGCGACGCCCGGGGCAACACACGGCAGTTCGTCTGCGGCTTCCACGGGTGGCGCTACGACATCGACGGTGCGTGCACGCGCGTCCCCGAGCGCGAGGACTGGACCTGCGCGCTGACCGACGACAAGATCCGCCTGCGCGAGGTCAAGGTCGACACGTGGGGCGGCTGGATCTTCGTCAACATGGACCCGGACTGCGAGCCGCTGCGCGACTACCTGGAGCCCGCCGCGTCGCTGCTCGACCCGTTCCAGCTCCAGAACATGCGCTACCGGTGGCGGCGCTGGCTGGTCTTCGACTGCAACTGGAAGGTCGCGCTCGAAGCGTTCATGGAGACCTACCACGTGCCGTACACCCACCCGGAGTTCATCCCCTTCGGGGCGTTCCTCGGCTGGGCGCGGGCGCAGGGCAAGCACAGCAACATCGGCTACGACGCGCCCAAGGGCATGGACGAGCAGCAGGCCAAGCTCCGCGTCGGCGACGGCCCCGACGCCCGGCAGTCGACGGTCGACCTGCAGAACTTCACGTGGGAGAACGCCAACACCAACACCACCGAGACGCTGGTGAAGGCGGCGCGGCGGCTGGTCGAGGACCTGCCCGACGGCACCCCCGCGGACCAGGTGCTCCGGCACTGGCTCGACTCCGCCCGTGCCGACGACGAGGCGCGCGGCGTGGTCTGGCCGACCGTCGACCCGCAGGCCGTCGCCAAGAGCGGCACCGCGTGGCAGATCTTCCCGAACTTCCAGATCGGGCACGCGCTCAACAACATGCTGTGCTACAGCGCCCGGCCGTACGGCTACGACCCCGACAAGTGCATCTTCGAGGCGGCGGTCTACGAGCTGTACCCGGAGGGCGAGGCGCCCGAGACGGAGTGGGTCTACACGCCCCAGGACGACCCGGGCTGGCGGACCGTCCTGCCGCAGGACTTCGACAACATGGCGGCCGTCCAGAAGGGCATGAAGGCCCGGGGATTCACCGGCCCCAAGCCGAACCCCTACCGCGAGCGCACCGTCGTGAACCTGCACCACAACCTCGCGAAGTACATGGGGACCGGCGCGCCGCGCGACCTGGCCTGA
- a CDS encoding SDR family NAD(P)-dependent oxidoreductase encodes MQHDFFGLEGRIVIVAGAGGGGIGTAVTATVARAGATVVAVSRSRDNLDKHVGPLADEGLSVVPVAADASTDEGIATIMEKVAQTDGNLYGLVNIAGGADPATWMPSTRVTREDWRALYAQNLETMFFMSQAVAAELRFQHRPGSIVSLSSISGMNTAPFHIAYGSAKAAIVAATRTMAVELALENIRVNAIAPGVTETPSSGTYVDVDEERDRTAIAMGRRARPEEQAGAVLFLLSDLSSYVTGQTILVDGGLNLKWTHLGADNTSLFLKDEGFRAAITR; translated from the coding sequence ATGCAGCACGATTTCTTCGGGCTCGAAGGACGCATCGTCATCGTCGCCGGCGCGGGCGGCGGCGGCATCGGCACGGCGGTCACCGCCACGGTCGCCCGTGCAGGCGCGACCGTCGTCGCGGTCAGCCGCTCGCGGGACAACCTCGACAAGCACGTCGGGCCGCTCGCCGACGAGGGCCTTTCCGTGGTGCCGGTCGCCGCCGACGCGTCCACCGACGAGGGCATCGCGACGATCATGGAGAAGGTCGCGCAGACCGACGGCAACCTGTACGGGCTCGTCAACATCGCCGGCGGCGCCGACCCCGCGACGTGGATGCCGTCGACCCGGGTGACCCGCGAGGACTGGCGCGCGCTGTACGCGCAGAACCTCGAGACGATGTTCTTCATGAGCCAGGCGGTCGCCGCGGAACTGCGCTTCCAGCACCGCCCGGGGTCGATCGTCTCCCTCTCGTCGATCAGCGGTATGAACACCGCGCCCTTCCACATCGCGTACGGCAGCGCCAAGGCCGCGATCGTCGCGGCGACGCGCACCATGGCCGTCGAACTCGCGCTGGAGAACATCCGCGTGAACGCGATCGCGCCGGGCGTGACCGAGACGCCGTCGTCCGGCACCTACGTCGACGTGGACGAGGAGCGCGACCGCACCGCGATCGCGATGGGCCGCCGCGCGCGCCCGGAGGAGCAGGCCGGCGCGGTGCTGTTCCTGCTGTCCGACCTGTCGTCCTACGTCACCGGGCAGACGATCCTCGTCGACGGCGGACTCAACCTGAAGTGGACGCACCTGGGCGCCGACAACACCTCGCTGTTCCTCAAGGACGAGGGCTTCCGCGCCGCGATCACGCGCTGA
- a CDS encoding SMP-30/gluconolactonase/LRE family protein, with protein sequence MGGSTLVQGARYTSATAIGLAEGWSVERLTPPSRLYGANGLRTGPDGRIYVAQVAGNRISALDVDSGELETISTQASAILTPDDVDFDADGNLYATEYYEGRVSVRGADGGTRVLRDDVPGANGITFHQGRLFIDECRIGGRLLELDPNGGAPRVILENLAMPNAMEFGPDGKLYYPVLGTNDIWRVDPDGGEPERVAGDLGVPDAVKFDAEGFIVSTQVGTGEVLRINPRNGDRTVLATLTPGLDNLTFVGGRLFVSGFTGQITEILGGGATRTVLPGGMTWPLDLTVGADGTLYISDGTYFYARVDGELRMLGMLFSPGWPGYIRGATSVGDGEFVVTTSNGQIARWRPAASEHDILAGGTEPLDQLYGVAVAPDGTVVAAEQGTGRVLGVRNGDLTTLASGLDQPTGVVFTGDGTCLVSEAGAGRVVAVTGSGTDIVADDLDRPHGLVVRGGRLLVLDAGARSLIEVTLDGKARTTIAHDLPVGPADGGNPVPLKGLAPFSGPQGLFAGLAAGPDGTLYVSADAEGSVLAIRQER encoded by the coding sequence ATGGGAGGCTCCACGTTGGTGCAAGGGGCGCGCTACACCAGTGCGACAGCGATCGGTCTCGCCGAAGGGTGGAGCGTCGAGCGGCTCACGCCCCCGAGCCGGTTGTACGGCGCGAACGGGCTGCGAACCGGCCCCGACGGGCGGATCTACGTGGCCCAGGTGGCCGGCAACCGGATTAGCGCGCTCGACGTCGACAGCGGTGAGCTGGAGACGATCAGCACGCAGGCCTCCGCGATCCTGACGCCCGACGACGTGGACTTCGACGCCGACGGCAACCTCTACGCCACCGAGTACTACGAGGGCCGCGTGAGCGTGCGCGGCGCGGACGGCGGTACGCGCGTGCTGCGCGACGACGTCCCCGGCGCGAACGGCATCACGTTCCACCAGGGCCGGCTGTTCATCGACGAGTGCCGCATCGGCGGGCGCCTCCTCGAACTCGACCCCAACGGCGGCGCGCCCCGGGTCATCCTGGAGAACCTGGCGATGCCGAACGCCATGGAGTTCGGGCCCGACGGCAAGCTCTACTACCCGGTGCTGGGCACGAACGACATCTGGCGCGTCGACCCGGACGGCGGCGAGCCCGAGCGGGTCGCGGGCGACCTCGGCGTCCCGGACGCGGTGAAGTTCGACGCCGAGGGGTTCATCGTCTCCACGCAGGTGGGCACCGGCGAGGTGCTGCGGATCAACCCCCGCAACGGCGACCGCACCGTGCTGGCGACCCTCACCCCCGGTCTCGACAACCTGACCTTCGTGGGCGGCCGGCTGTTCGTGTCGGGCTTCACCGGGCAGATCACCGAGATCCTCGGCGGCGGCGCGACCCGGACCGTGCTGCCGGGCGGTATGACGTGGCCGCTCGACCTCACCGTCGGCGCCGACGGGACGCTCTACATCTCCGACGGCACCTACTTCTACGCCCGCGTCGACGGCGAACTGCGCATGCTGGGCATGCTGTTCAGCCCCGGCTGGCCGGGCTACATCCGCGGCGCGACCTCGGTCGGCGACGGCGAGTTCGTCGTCACCACCTCCAACGGCCAGATCGCCCGGTGGCGTCCGGCGGCCAGTGAGCACGACATCCTCGCCGGCGGCACCGAACCGCTCGACCAGCTCTACGGCGTCGCGGTCGCCCCCGACGGCACCGTGGTGGCCGCCGAGCAGGGCACCGGCCGTGTGCTGGGCGTGCGGAACGGCGATCTCACGACGCTCGCGTCCGGGCTGGACCAGCCGACGGGCGTGGTGTTCACCGGCGACGGCACGTGCCTGGTCTCCGAGGCCGGCGCGGGCCGCGTCGTCGCAGTCACCGGGTCCGGCACCGACATCGTCGCGGACGACCTGGACCGGCCGCACGGCCTCGTGGTCCGCGGCGGCAGGCTGCTGGTCCTGGACGCCGGCGCCCGGTCGCTGATCGAGGTCACGCTCGACGGCAAGGCCCGTACGACGATCGCCCACGATCTGCCCGTGGGCCCCGCGGACGGCGGAAACCCTGTGCCGCTCAAGGGACTTGCGCCCTTCTCCGGCCCCCAGGGACTCTTCGCCGGCCTCGCCGCCGGACCGGACGGCACGCTCTACGTCTCCGCCGACGCCGAAGGCAGCGTTCTCGCAATCCGACAGGAAAGGTGA
- a CDS encoding FadR/GntR family transcriptional regulator, with amino-acid sequence MTTARRGRVPQRRIAETVAAELRASILAGDDNYRLPTQDQLVKEFGVSYPSIREALRILETEGLVTVRRGNVGGAEVHRPDESSAAYHLGLALQGARVTLGDLAAGLRTLEPMCAAECARREDRAETVVPALTANIDASAELVADGVAFTHTAREFHDIVVSFTPNATIRHIVSSLVALWSAQEEAWAEALTRRGEYPSQVEAEKVVRTHQRIVDDIKAGRDTQAERLARAHLAATQRMVLERFDDGVVNVSSAMARMAIQSNHRSRNRI; translated from the coding sequence GTGACGACCGCTCGGCGCGGGCGCGTCCCGCAACGGCGTATCGCGGAGACCGTCGCCGCGGAACTGCGCGCCTCCATCCTCGCGGGTGACGACAACTACCGGCTGCCCACCCAGGACCAACTGGTCAAGGAGTTCGGGGTCAGCTACCCCTCGATCCGGGAAGCCCTGCGGATCCTGGAGACCGAGGGCCTGGTGACGGTCCGCCGCGGCAACGTCGGCGGCGCCGAGGTGCACCGGCCCGACGAGTCGTCGGCGGCGTACCACCTCGGGCTCGCGCTGCAAGGCGCGCGCGTCACCCTCGGCGACCTCGCGGCGGGCCTGCGGACGCTGGAGCCGATGTGCGCGGCGGAGTGCGCGCGGCGCGAGGACCGTGCCGAAACGGTCGTGCCGGCGCTGACCGCGAACATCGACGCCTCCGCGGAACTGGTCGCGGACGGCGTGGCGTTCACCCACACCGCGCGCGAATTCCACGACATCGTGGTGTCGTTCACGCCCAACGCGACGATCCGCCACATCGTCAGCAGCCTCGTCGCGCTGTGGTCCGCGCAGGAGGAGGCGTGGGCGGAGGCGCTGACGCGGCGCGGCGAATACCCCTCGCAGGTCGAGGCGGAGAAGGTCGTCCGCACCCACCAGCGCATCGTCGACGACATCAAGGCCGGCCGCGACACGCAGGCCGAACGCCTCGCCCGGGCCCACCTCGCCGCGACCCAGCGCATGGTTCTCGAACGCTTCGACGACGGCGTCGTCAACGTCTCCTCCGCGATGGCCCGCATGGCCATCCAGTCGAACCACCGCTCCCGCAACAGAATCTGA
- a CDS encoding acyl-CoA dehydrogenase family protein has translation MDFTMGEAATALRAELRGLVDEHVPADFLGAFTDDPADLETAQGFCRLLAARGLLCMAWPEELGGRGASPWEQTVVREEMWAHHEPRGAQYMGVNWVGPTIIRHGTPDQQRKHLPPIARGEVIWCQGFSEPDAGSDLASLRTAARRDGDGWLVSGQKIWTSYATMAQWCFLLARTSKGERKQDGLTIFLVPMSDPAIEVRPIDCMMGPHHLNEVFFDNLRVTEADVLGTVGDGWAVVQEVLAFERVGIARYARCERLLQAAPDVLGDRWDDLPDELRGRWARMLTHSRRARLLAYQVVSLQNEGKVRPTDAAAYRIAVTRLDQESAEVLMEIVASAPPDGAEAAWFRTEVEDHWRYSQASTVASGSIEIQRVLMARSLLAAP, from the coding sequence ATGGACTTCACGATGGGTGAGGCCGCCACGGCGCTCCGAGCCGAGCTGCGCGGGCTGGTGGACGAGCACGTCCCCGCGGACTTCCTCGGCGCGTTCACCGACGACCCGGCCGACCTGGAGACCGCCCAGGGCTTCTGCCGGCTCCTCGCCGCACGCGGCCTGCTGTGCATGGCCTGGCCGGAGGAACTCGGCGGTCGCGGCGCCTCGCCGTGGGAGCAGACCGTGGTCCGCGAGGAGATGTGGGCGCACCACGAGCCGCGCGGCGCGCAGTACATGGGCGTCAACTGGGTGGGCCCCACGATCATACGGCACGGCACTCCTGACCAGCAGCGCAAGCACCTGCCGCCGATCGCGCGCGGCGAGGTCATCTGGTGCCAGGGCTTCAGCGAGCCGGACGCCGGCTCCGACCTCGCGTCGCTGCGCACGGCCGCCCGGCGCGACGGCGACGGCTGGCTCGTCTCCGGCCAGAAGATCTGGACGTCGTACGCCACGATGGCGCAGTGGTGCTTCCTGCTGGCCCGCACGTCGAAGGGCGAGCGCAAGCAGGACGGCCTGACGATCTTCCTCGTGCCGATGTCCGATCCCGCGATCGAGGTCCGTCCGATCGACTGCATGATGGGCCCGCACCACCTCAACGAGGTCTTCTTCGACAACCTGCGCGTGACGGAGGCCGACGTCCTCGGCACCGTCGGCGACGGGTGGGCGGTCGTGCAGGAGGTGCTGGCGTTCGAACGCGTCGGGATCGCGCGCTACGCGCGCTGCGAGCGCCTGTTGCAGGCCGCCCCCGACGTGCTCGGCGACCGGTGGGACGACCTGCCCGACGAACTCCGCGGCCGGTGGGCCCGGATGCTGACGCACAGCCGCCGGGCCCGGCTGCTGGCGTACCAGGTGGTGTCGCTGCAGAACGAGGGGAAGGTACGCCCGACCGACGCGGCGGCGTACCGGATCGCGGTGACCAGACTCGATCAGGAGAGTGCCGAAGTGCTCATGGAGATCGTCGCGTCGGCACCACCGGACGGCGCGGAGGCCGCGTGGTTCCGCACCGAGGTCGAGGACCACTGGCGCTACTCGCAGGCGTCCACGGTCGCGTCGGGCAGCATCGAGATCCAGCGGGTGCTGATGGCGCGGTCCCTTCTGGCGGCACCGTGA
- a CDS encoding acyl-CoA dehydrogenase family protein: MNIDLSPEAIEYGRQASRALKAAGGDRLVQLAEQDPKGREGLAAPVFAELGAWDLDARGSADESEAAAALCRSAGYWAVPYPVAERLARPADLDTDGLVVVSDTGPAGAVAGLELRWTAVTLDGRRSAATALPSDASPRTSAFVTGLDLRPLDDDGARDVALGLVLPCWTLLGMLDRALELTCAHVLVREQFGKPLARLQGLQFQLTDAEVERGGLEMLAKYALWSVQTGRDDALKDALALRLAAIEAADVVFRVSHQLHGAVGFCDESTLSWLSRYSQPLRRLPHGLSATRDQMTRRIGRRGLTGLFGDAREAATP; the protein is encoded by the coding sequence GTGAACATCGACCTGAGCCCCGAGGCGATCGAATACGGGCGCCAGGCGTCCCGGGCGCTCAAGGCCGCCGGGGGCGACCGGCTCGTGCAGCTCGCCGAGCAGGACCCGAAGGGCCGCGAGGGCCTGGCCGCACCGGTGTTCGCCGAACTCGGCGCGTGGGATCTCGACGCGCGCGGCAGCGCCGACGAGTCCGAGGCCGCGGCGGCGCTGTGCCGCAGCGCGGGCTATTGGGCGGTCCCCTACCCGGTCGCGGAGCGCCTGGCCCGGCCGGCGGACCTCGACACCGACGGCCTCGTCGTGGTCTCCGACACCGGCCCGGCCGGTGCCGTCGCCGGGCTCGAACTGCGGTGGACGGCCGTGACGTTGGACGGCCGGCGCAGTGCCGCGACCGCGCTCCCGTCGGACGCGTCGCCGCGGACCTCGGCCTTCGTCACCGGACTCGACCTGCGCCCGCTGGACGACGACGGCGCCCGCGACGTCGCGCTCGGCCTGGTCCTGCCGTGCTGGACGCTCCTCGGCATGCTCGACCGGGCGCTCGAACTCACGTGCGCGCACGTGCTCGTCCGCGAGCAGTTCGGCAAACCGCTGGCCCGGCTCCAAGGCCTCCAATTCCAGCTCACCGATGCCGAGGTCGAGCGCGGCGGGCTCGAAATGCTCGCCAAATACGCGCTGTGGAGCGTCCAGACCGGGCGCGACGACGCGCTGAAGGACGCGCTCGCGCTTCGGCTGGCGGCGATCGAGGCGGCCGACGTCGTCTTCCGTGTCTCGCACCAGCTCCACGGCGCCGTCGGCTTCTGCGACGAGTCGACCCTGTCATGGCTGTCGCGGTACAGCCAGCCGCTGCGGCGGCTGCCGCACGGCCTGTCCGCGACGCGCGACCAGATGACCCGCCGGATCGGCCGACGCGGCCTGACCGGGCTGTTCGGCGACGCCCGGGAGGCGGCGACACCGTGA
- a CDS encoding enoyl-CoA hydratase/isomerase family protein: MSTEGSASGFAYELPDELTVEADGPIRTVVVNRPDELGAVNQPLHWALANVWRQLAADREAKVVVLTGSGRAFSAGGDLDWVASFLDDPVARDESVREGAQIIEEMLRFPLPVIAAVNGPAVGLGCSLAVLCDVVLMAETAYLADPHVSVGLVAGDGGAAFWPLLTPLMRSREFLYTGDRIPAAKAVELGLATRAVAPVDLLAEAHRLAGRFAAQPAEALRGTKRVVNMYLSQALGGPMQAGFAAETATMLSDEHRERLLALRRKAG, from the coding sequence GTGAGCACCGAAGGCAGCGCGAGCGGCTTCGCGTACGAGCTTCCCGACGAGCTGACCGTCGAGGCCGACGGTCCGATCCGCACCGTCGTCGTCAACCGGCCCGACGAACTCGGCGCCGTCAACCAGCCGTTGCACTGGGCGCTCGCCAACGTGTGGCGGCAGCTGGCCGCCGACCGCGAGGCCAAGGTCGTCGTCCTGACGGGCTCGGGACGGGCGTTCAGCGCGGGCGGCGACCTCGACTGGGTCGCGTCGTTCCTCGACGACCCGGTCGCGCGCGACGAGAGCGTCCGCGAAGGCGCGCAGATCATCGAGGAGATGCTGCGCTTCCCGCTGCCGGTGATCGCCGCGGTCAACGGCCCGGCGGTGGGGCTCGGGTGCAGCCTGGCGGTGCTGTGCGACGTGGTGCTGATGGCGGAGACCGCGTACCTCGCGGACCCGCACGTCAGCGTCGGCCTGGTGGCGGGGGACGGCGGCGCCGCGTTCTGGCCGCTGCTCACGCCGTTGATGCGGTCGCGCGAGTTCCTGTACACCGGCGACCGCATCCCGGCGGCCAAGGCCGTCGAACTCGGCCTCGCCACCCGGGCGGTGGCGCCGGTCGACCTCCTCGCCGAGGCGCACCGCCTCGCCGGGCGGTTCGCGGCGCAGCCCGCGGAGGCGCTGCGCGGCACCAAGCGGGTCGTCAACATGTACCTGTCCCAGGCGCTGGGCGGGCCGATGCAGGCCGGCTTCGCCGCCGAGACCGCCACCATGCTGTCGGACGAGCACCGCGAGCGGCTGCTCGCGCTGCGGCGAAAGGCGGGCTGA
- a CDS encoding acyl-CoA dehydrogenase family protein, with protein sequence MPTTTRDDLAAFRAEVAEWCRTHIPADWRRAQTGVGDEEFVRFQKAWLHELRRAGFAVPHWPEEWGGGMSVARQIVLYQELARHDAPRLVLSFVSLHHAASTLLAAGTDEQRRRHLPAILDGEIWCQGFSEPEAGSDLAALKTTARREGDAFVVNGQKLWASGALHADWCLLLARTDPAAPKRRGISYFLMDMRSPGVEVRPIRQATGEAHFCEVFLDDVAVPAANLVGPENEGWRVAQETLGAERGMTMLELAERLGNGGFRWLVEQCARPGPDGTRPLDDPLVTDRLAALETELTGLRALCTDFVADDAPGPADASVVKLCYSELLQRLTDFATEATGLTAHTELRKPLSSGWESGAWVLDFIGSWEWTIPGGTSEIQRSIIGERGLGLPREPTGG encoded by the coding sequence GTGCCGACGACGACGCGCGACGATCTCGCGGCGTTCCGCGCCGAGGTGGCCGAGTGGTGCCGCACCCACATCCCCGCCGACTGGCGCCGGGCGCAAACCGGGGTCGGCGACGAGGAGTTCGTACGCTTCCAGAAGGCGTGGCTGCACGAGCTGCGCCGGGCCGGGTTCGCCGTTCCGCACTGGCCCGAGGAGTGGGGCGGCGGGATGTCGGTCGCCCGGCAGATCGTGCTCTACCAGGAGCTGGCACGCCACGACGCGCCCCGGCTGGTGCTGTCGTTCGTGTCGCTGCACCACGCCGCGTCGACGCTGCTGGCCGCCGGGACCGACGAGCAGCGTCGGCGGCACCTGCCCGCGATCCTCGACGGCGAGATCTGGTGCCAGGGGTTCTCCGAGCCCGAGGCGGGCTCGGATCTGGCGGCGCTCAAGACGACCGCACGCCGCGAAGGCGACGCGTTCGTCGTCAACGGGCAGAAGCTGTGGGCGAGCGGCGCGCTGCACGCCGACTGGTGCCTGCTGCTGGCCCGCACCGACCCGGCGGCGCCCAAGCGGCGCGGCATCTCGTACTTCCTGATGGACATGCGCTCGCCGGGTGTGGAGGTGCGCCCGATCCGCCAGGCCACCGGGGAGGCGCACTTCTGCGAGGTGTTCCTCGACGACGTCGCCGTCCCCGCCGCGAACCTGGTCGGGCCGGAGAACGAGGGCTGGCGGGTGGCGCAGGAGACGCTGGGCGCCGAACGCGGCATGACCATGCTGGAGTTGGCGGAACGGCTCGGCAACGGCGGGTTCCGGTGGCTGGTCGAGCAGTGCGCGCGCCCCGGCCCGGACGGGACGCGCCCGCTCGACGATCCGCTGGTGACCGACCGGCTCGCGGCACTGGAGACCGAGCTGACCGGACTGCGGGCGCTGTGCACCGACTTCGTCGCGGACGACGCCCCGGGCCCGGCGGACGCCTCGGTCGTCAAGCTCTGCTACAGCGAACTCCTGCAACGGCTCACGGACTTCGCGACCGAGGCCACCGGGCTCACGGCCCACACCGAACTGCGCAAGCCATTGTCGAGCGGGTGGGAGTCGGGCGCGTGGGTGCTCGACTTCATCGGCTCGTGGGAATGGACGATCCCGGGCGGGACGAGTGAGATCCAGCGCTCCATCATCGGCGAGCGCGGCCTCGGCCTGCCCCGCGAACCGACGGGCGGCTGA
- a CDS encoding acyl-CoA dehydrogenase family protein — MTETDELAAFHDELRAVASDLLGKSGAEAAPDWRVLARAGWLGLEAPGALDGADATFAEVAVILGEMGRTAARGPYPAVAALAVGALNLLAPGPGRDRLLRDTVAGDAVPVLVLPGEAGEPFRLVSSGGGTTLHGGAGFVWDAPTADRLLVPAVAPDGATVVVDVDPRAAGVRVTAQPVVDATRVFGGVAAEGAAVPPEAVRRFAGDPGEALRRLRDRAAVAVACDSLGLSEAMLAATVEYARVREQFGRKIGSFQAVKHACADMLVRVTVARKLVAAAVRGQADDAADAPVSASMAKSYACAAAVDIAGKAMQLHGGMGYTWESGIHVYLKRATLNRTLFGSPAAHRRRLAERYAVPASHGPGA; from the coding sequence GTGACCGAGACCGACGAACTCGCTGCCTTCCACGACGAGTTGCGGGCGGTGGCGAGCGACCTGCTCGGCAAGTCCGGCGCCGAGGCCGCGCCCGACTGGCGGGTGCTCGCCCGCGCGGGATGGCTGGGCCTCGAAGCGCCCGGCGCGCTCGACGGCGCGGACGCGACGTTCGCCGAAGTCGCGGTGATCCTCGGGGAGATGGGCCGCACGGCGGCGCGCGGCCCCTACCCGGCGGTCGCCGCGCTCGCGGTCGGCGCGCTCAACCTGCTGGCCCCCGGTCCGGGCCGCGACCGGCTCCTGCGCGACACCGTGGCGGGCGACGCCGTGCCGGTCCTCGTGCTGCCGGGGGAGGCCGGGGAGCCGTTCCGCCTGGTGTCCTCGGGCGGCGGCACGACGCTGCACGGCGGCGCCGGGTTCGTCTGGGACGCCCCCACCGCCGACCGCCTCCTCGTACCGGCCGTCGCTCCCGACGGGGCGACCGTGGTCGTGGACGTCGACCCCCGCGCGGCGGGGGTGCGCGTCACCGCACAACCGGTCGTCGACGCGACGCGTGTTTTCGGCGGCGTCGCGGCCGAGGGCGCCGCCGTACCCCCGGAAGCGGTGCGGCGGTTCGCCGGGGACCCCGGCGAGGCGCTGCGGCGGCTGCGGGACCGGGCGGCCGTCGCGGTGGCGTGCGACAGCCTCGGCCTGAGCGAGGCCATGCTGGCCGCCACGGTCGAATACGCCCGGGTGCGCGAGCAGTTCGGCCGCAAGATCGGCTCCTTCCAGGCGGTCAAGCACGCGTGCGCCGACATGCTGGTCCGGGTGACCGTGGCCCGGAAACTGGTCGCGGCGGCGGTCCGGGGGCAGGCCGACGACGCGGCGGACGCCCCGGTGTCGGCGTCGATGGCCAAGTCGTACGCGTGCGCGGCGGCCGTGGACATCGCGGGCAAGGCGATGCAGCTGCACGGCGGCATGGGCTACACGTGGGAGAGCGGTATCCACGTGTATCTCAAACGCGCCACCCTCAACCGCACCCTGTTCGGCTCCCCCGCCGCGCACCGCCGGCGCCTCGCCGAGCGGTACGCCGTCCCGGCGTCGCACGGGCCGGGGGCCTGA
- a CDS encoding FmdB family zinc ribbon protein — protein MPNYEFRCRACGDTFTVSRPMAESSAPASCPAGHGDTVKLLSAVAISGSRGSGPSPAPTPPPSGGGACCGGGCCG, from the coding sequence ATGCCGAATTACGAGTTCCGCTGCCGCGCGTGCGGCGACACGTTCACCGTCAGCCGTCCGATGGCCGAGTCGAGCGCGCCCGCGTCGTGCCCGGCGGGCCACGGCGACACGGTCAAGCTCCTGTCGGCGGTGGCGATCTCCGGCTCGCGCGGTTCCGGCCCCTCGCCCGCGCCGACCCCGCCCCCGTCCGGCGGCGGCGCCTGCTGCGGCGGAGGCTGCTGCGGCTGA